In Salvelinus alpinus chromosome 32, SLU_Salpinus.1, whole genome shotgun sequence, the sequence tgaagtgtttgattagatttttgatgaCGTTTGCATTGatatcagagtgattagagggacaatagattgctgagtaccaggcagttagcatgtTTGGtaagctactaatgaccatcagcagcatcagagcttggataagactaattaccgtgactaaacggtcaagtggaatttgactgccttcatgactcatgactgctggtgtggtggtaatacggtcaccgtaacagcccttgACACACACTCATTTGCTTTAGTCTCTATTTGCTAGAAACAAAACTATGATAGTTGTTTGTAAAGTGAGGTAATATCAGCATAACTCGCCCATTGGAAGATAATGTGGTCCATACAGTATAAAATCAGGATAGAATCCGTGAGGTATCTAATCAGACACTCATTTGCTCTGTGTTGAAACTCAGAGACCACAAGATGGCTTTCTCTTGTCCAACTATGAGGTAAGTGATATCTCTCtagcaccctctctctctctctctctctctctcatgactGAAATGAGTCCTTGGTTCACCATCCAGGTCTTAAATATCTCTCTTAGGTATAATGTATACAATTAAAATGTTGTCTTTTTTTAACCAGAATGGCTCAGACCTCCTTGAAAATTAGGCTGCAGGGTTTGGAATGCCACTTCACCTGGAAACTGGACGACAGCAGATCAAAACTGGAAAGTCTCAGAGAAACGATGATAGATATCAGCAACAGAGAGGGGGTTCAATATTCCTGGGAGGGTTATCTGTACAACTTCCTGGCTTACCTACACTACGCTTTGGGCTCCACAGAGGACGCTCTTCATTGCCTGAAGAAGGCTGAAGAGGCCATTCGCCAAAGCAGGCAAGATGGCGTGGAGCTAAGGCTGGTGGTCCACTATGGGAACGTGGCCTGGGTGCACTATCACCAAGGGGAGCTAACAGAGAGCCAGACCTATGTGGAGAAGGTGGGGAGACTATTGCGGGACAACCCCTCACCCTGCCCAGGTGTAGTGTGGGGAGAAAGGGCCTGGACTTTGAATAAGTTTGATGTAAGCAAGAAGGCAGCAGCACTAGATTGCTTCCGGATGGCCTTAAAAGGGGATCCTGAGAACAAGGTGCTGCGCTGTGGCTACGCCATGGCATTTAATAAATCTGTTGATAGGAAAGACATTACCCCGGAGCTGCGATCTGAGATGTTGGAGCACCTACGGATTGCTAGAGAATTGGATCCAGAAGATTTGTACATCCCAGTGATGTACCTGCAGAGGCTTGCAGAGAGTGGCCAGGTTGAGGAAGCATGTAAACTCGCAGAGGAAGTGATAGAGAAGCCTTTGGACAGCTTTGGTGGATTTGGTATCTTGCTAGATTTTTTCAAAGAATACGTCTCTCATGATTCAAGCATTGACCTGGCAAGAAGGACCCTGGAGAGGCACCCCAATTCACGCCAGCTGAAGAGGCATCTTGGGAAGTGTTACAAATGGAAGATTTTCTCTCTGGAAAAGAAAAGGAACCCAATGAGGCATATTCTGATTGAAAATGCAGTCTACCTTTATGAAGAGGTGGTCACACTCTACCCCAAATCCCTTGAGGTAAAACTGGAACTGGCTGCCATGTACAAAGAATCTGGCAGAATTGATAGAGCAGATAAAATATTTGAGGACCTGCTTCTTGAAATAGAAGGAATGGAACCACAGGATTTACAAAAATTCTACAACTGGTATGCCGACTATTTGTTTTATGCCAAACAAGATGCTTCCAGGTCAATTGATATCCACAAGAAGGCAGTAGAGATTATGCTACCCACTGGCCAACGTGACAGCAGTGTTCGTATTTTGTTGTCCATTGTCCATAATGGAGGAGACAGAGCTGAGGAAATTGTTGACTTTCTGGATGGACTTGATGGAGAAGGTGCTGTTAGCCGGTTCTAGACCTTTTTTCCAATAAAGGCTTGAATTAAACAGAACTGCGTGCCGAATCAGTCAAATTTGCATCACCTGTTTATGATTGATTCATGTGGAAAATATATTCACTATACCACTAGGACAAATCTAGGACAAGATTATATTCAGTAACAATTGAATACTTGAGTATTAAAAATGTCTGCGCTTAATTTGGCTACTGGGATTTGCATGATCAACAATACTAAAACTAGAAAGAAAAAGTCAAGGCTGATTGTAAATCCTATAAATATGTAGGCCTAACATGACAAACATCTGTCTCAAATCCACTTTTTCAATTGTGTCTGTAAAGGTTTACTGCAGACTAATGTAGTGTAGACAAACTAATATGTTATTCTTCAATATTGCATTATAGAGTAGAGGCCCTGTGTAGCCTTACAGACTGTCTATCCAGATAGGATCTTattgcttttttttttaaattgcggACCTGGTTCTGTTTCTGGTGAATGTATTTAATGTCTAATATTGTACTGTCTAATATCTTGTAAGTTCTTGTGAAAATAAAtgtattatattctattctattatgttaAGAGATCATTAATTAAAGAAATACATTAAAAGCAAACAATAAGTTATTTTATAATTATATACCACTATCCCAGTAGGTTACTAGAATTTCTTAATGCATAGATGTGGATATCCAGTTGAAATTGTACAACTACATACATTGACTATCCTCAGCTAGGGTGTGAGTTTGATTGGTAATAAGGTCATGGATACGGTACACGGTCAGGGTCAGCATacacagtcagagacagagaacaccacAATGTAGCACAGAATGTTTCAGTGGGAAGCAATTGGGGAATGAAGGGTGTCTAGTATCAATAGACGTTACAATACATCCATCACCTTCTCTGAAGTTGTTCCAGAAATCACAGTATCATTGCTGCTGTGAAAGATTGGCCAATTTATTGCCAGTACTGTGCAGTATTTCAAAAATCCTTAAAGTACGTGACATTATTGAAGTACACATTACACTACACACCTATTGAGCTCCTTGATCTTGTGCAGTTTTATTCAGACAACACTACTTTCCTTGCAATGGTTTGACGAAAACCAGGATTTTATCTGTGTAAGTCGCCACCTACTGTTTTAATAAAGACAACGCATCACTTCGCCAATGTCTCCTGCATCACCAGTTCAGCATCCATAAATTTGCCCATGTCTCTATTTTAGTCATTGATTAACTGACATACAGAAGGCTGAAATACAGGctcagagtttttcctggtctgGTCAAGTAGTCAGGTAAAACTCTTGGCCTTAAACATTCTCATTCCAAGAATATGTGAACCCTGCGGTCGTTTATTTACATTCTGTCCTGTACTCTTAGATCGTTTATCttctttctctatttggttaTCTCTCCCCTAACCTAATGTAGCAGGCCTAACAGAAACGCCTGAAACTAGATTCCCCCAATATGCTGGTCttgacaaaaataaaataaaactgtcagggttctcttctgcactgttcaaccaatccagtaaatgtggacaAGTTAAAATTGAGTGTCGCTttgttaacgtccaaaagcgGATTCAACctcacaggctctctttccattatCTCCTGAAAACAGATACATCTGGTTAGGGGACTTGGCAGAAGcacagattatccattatatttACCAGATATTCCAGAGAGAAATATTAATGCCGTCTTTTTCTAGGCATACTCACTCCGGCATCGTTTGTTGGACAAAGCCTATGTGGGAATTAATGGTGTTTTTGGATAAACTCTGAAAATAAGGTCTGTAGTaaacacaggtttaggagatcttatacgttttgttctatgagacaATCTATCAGCTAACTTCCCTTTGTGAATTTCTAAGCATTTATATGATTTAaaaaagcacataaaggcttcataattcataaaggtcatgttaactgacatTATCTCACAGAACAAAACGTAAAATAACTCCTAAACTTGTGTTAACCTCAGACTTTATTTTCGGCATTTAACCCAgaaccctattctttccccattcaAATGGCTGAACCAAATATTATGGATTTACTGATAAGATAGATGTTTCTCTGCCCTAGTTGAGTTGTTGTTGTCCACATAGTGAAACGGCGggctgtctagctcccgcctactGTTTCTTTGGATTGCTGGATACATGTCAATattgtaaaacctttttgaataTTCGATGAGGGTTGGTGACATCAACtacctgtattcaatggagataAATGCTACGTTACCAGTCTCATTTCATAAATATGCATAGACATCTCGAGACAACTCCGATACAAAGTGTTTTATCTAAAAGTTGCTGGGATATCACAtttcctacttatatcagt encodes:
- the LOC139562440 gene encoding interferon-induced protein with tetratricopeptide repeats 1-like codes for the protein MAFSCPTMRMAQTSLKIRLQGLECHFTWKLDDSRSKLESLRETMIDISNREGVQYSWEGYLYNFLAYLHYALGSTEDALHCLKKAEEAIRQSRQDGVELRLVVHYGNVAWVHYHQGELTESQTYVEKVGRLLRDNPSPCPGVVWGERAWTLNKFDVSKKAAALDCFRMALKGDPENKVLRCGYAMAFNKSVDRKDITPELRSEMLEHLRIARELDPEDLYIPVMYLQRLAESGQVEEACKLAEEVIEKPLDSFGGFGILLDFFKEYVSHDSSIDLARRTLERHPNSRQLKRHLGKCYKWKIFSLEKKRNPMRHILIENAVYLYEEVVTLYPKSLEVKLELAAMYKESGRIDRADKIFEDLLLEIEGMEPQDLQKFYNWYADYLFYAKQDASRSIDIHKKAVEIMLPTGQRDSSVRILLSIVHNGGDRAEEIVDFLDGLDGEGAVSRF